The DNA window GCGTTCGATGTTCTCCCCGATGACGACGCGGAGCCCCGCGGCGCGCTCGGCGTACGGCGAAGCCTCCCGGCTCGACCCTTTTCCGCGCCTCTTCCCCGACACCGAGCACACGAAGCCGCCCTTCCGGATGTCGTTGCGGCCGATCGGGCGCTCGTCGCCGCAAAGGAGGCCCACGTACGGGTATTCCCCCAGCTTCTCGTCGAAGTGGTAGCAGACCCAGCCCGGCGTGATTTCATCGGTCGAAATATCGTCCCGCAGGGGGATCGAGGGGTCCCATTCGAGGTCCTCCCCCGCGAGTTGGCGGCGGATGAGGTCCGGGTCTTCGGTAAGGAAGAGGATCCGCCCCTGGAGGCGCACGGTCGGTGGACGCTTGGCCACCTCGGTTTCGAGCAGATGTTCCAGCATGTCGTACTCCGTCCCGGCCAGAAGATCGGGATGAAGGTGGTCACCGCCGCGAGTATCCGCGCGACGCCCGGATCATGATATTGGTCCTGTATCCGAGAACGCGTCAGGTGCGAGGGCGAATACGATGTCGAACGTCACCGGGGGATGTTCAGGTGCTGGGGGTCCCGGCGCCAGCGGGGAGGTGAAGTGATGCCGCGGGTCCTCGTCGCGGGCGGGACAGGCTTCCTCGGACGTGCCTTTGTCCGGGGGCTGCACCGTCGCGGGGCGCAGGTTGCCGTGCTGACCCGAAACCCCGCCCGCGCGGCGAGGCTCGGGCTCCCGGCGGAATGCGTCGAGGGAGACGTGCGTCGGCCCGGCGGGCTCGCGTCGGCGATGCACGCCGTGGACGCAGCCATCCTTTCCGTTCAGTTCCCGGGCTATCCGGTGGAGGCGCCCGCGCTCGGCCGGACGTTCATGGAGGTCGACGCCCGCGGCACCGCCGCCCTGGCGGAGGCTGCGGTGGAGGCGGGCGTGCGCAAACTCGTCTACCTCTCCGGGGTCGGGGCCGATCCCGGCTCCGCACGCGCCTGGTATCGCGCAAAGGGGCTGGCGGAGGCCTCCGTGCGCGACTCGGGCCTCGACCACGTCATCATCCGACCGTCGTGGGTCTACGGCCCCGAAGACCGGAGCCTGAATCGCTTCGTCGCCCTCATTCGCGGAATTCCGTTCGTTTTTCCGCAGCTGGGGGACGGAGCGGGGCGGATCACCCCGATCCATGTGGATGACCTGGCGGACCTCGTTTGCGGGGCGACGCTGGGTTCGGCGGGAGACGGACTCACGCTGGAGGCCGGCGGCCCGGATGTCGTGTCGCTGGACGATGTCGTCCGGACCGCCATGGCGGTACTCGGGCGGCGCCGGATGATTCTCCACATCCCGGTGGGTCTCGTGAAGCTGGCGGCCGCGTGCGCGGCTCTTCTCCCCGGTCAGATCCTTTCGCCCGATGCCGTGGACTTCGTAACCCAGGATGGGGTCGCGGATTCGGACCTGGCCCGACGGCGTTGTCCGGCGTTTCGTCCGCGGGCCCTCGCGACGGGATTGGCGGAGTACGTCTCGCGCGCCTGAGCCGCGGATCTTCGCGTGTTCGGGCGCCTCGGCGGCCACCCCGGAACGAGGCTTCGGCACGCACCGGAGTACGCACCGGAGTACGCGCCGCAGTTCTTGCATGTTCTTCGACATCGGGCTTAGCTTGGATTGATTTTTCCAGCGACATCGGAGGCCGGGTGCCGCTGGTTGCAGTTGGATGTTCGTGCTTGGTTTGCGTGGCGAATCAGACAGCCCGCGCGTTCCTCGGCGGCCTCACAACTCGCAGGAGGTCGATATGAAGGATGTGTTCAGAAAGCTGGTGTTGGCGGTTGGCGCGATGGCTGCGTTCGCTTTTCTGCCGATCCGGGCCGAGGCCCAGAGCCCCTACTCTCCGATGTTCTGGTCCTTCGAGGCCGGAGTCGGGATGGCCGTCCCGATGGGCGAAATCGCCGATGCCGCCGAGTCGGGTCCCTCGTTCTCGGGAGCGGCATCCTATTTCCTGCGTCCGCGTATGGCGCTGCGGGTCGAGGGCGCTCTGGACATGCTCGGTACGAAGGGGGCGATCGACCCGAACTTTCAGATCCTGCACGTGACGGGCGGGATCGAGTATCACCTCGCCGATCCGATGGGAAGCACCACCTTGGCGGTCGATTTCGGCCTGGGCGTTTCGACGCTCGATTCGGACGCCTTCCTGCTGCGGAACCATCCGAGTCCGGGACTCCATACGGTGGCCCTGGTGAATGGATCGTATTTTTCCGGCAACGCGGGAATCAAGG is part of the Candidatus Palauibacter polyketidifaciens genome and encodes:
- a CDS encoding NAD(P)H-binding protein, which produces MPRVLVAGGTGFLGRAFVRGLHRRGAQVAVLTRNPARAARLGLPAECVEGDVRRPGGLASAMHAVDAAILSVQFPGYPVEAPALGRTFMEVDARGTAALAEAAVEAGVRKLVYLSGVGADPGSARAWYRAKGLAEASVRDSGLDHVIIRPSWVYGPEDRSLNRFVALIRGIPFVFPQLGDGAGRITPIHVDDLADLVCGATLGSAGDGLTLEAGGPDVVSLDDVVRTAMAVLGRRRMILHIPVGLVKLAAACAALLPGQILSPDAVDFVTQDGVADSDLARRRCPAFRPRALATGLAEYVSRA